One Coffea arabica cultivar ET-39 chromosome 5c, Coffea Arabica ET-39 HiFi, whole genome shotgun sequence DNA window includes the following coding sequences:
- the LOC140007315 gene encoding uncharacterized protein produces MTTNKAIHEWLEYENGSRDEDIMKETSEVEDKKDNSWKPPPKGYILMNTDVGLNIQKRRVGGGIITRKDDGSLIKAWAASESKLGEPEVEEALAIRQALNIAKQNGWRKIMIQFDCKRIIDKIREKNTEDSNIGVMLFDILKISQHFAECYFSFIKREGNCVAHQLAKFAINLIDEIVWKDSFPDWLNSLARRDIGASATDM; encoded by the coding sequence ATGACCACAAACAAAGCAATACATGAATGGTTAGAATACGAAAATGGCAGCAGGGATGAGGATATCATGAAAGAAACAAGtgaagttgaagacaagaaggATAATAGCTGGAAACCACCACCTAAAGGCTACATACTGATGAATACTGATGTAGGCTTGAACATACAGAAAAGGAGGGTGGGAGGGGGGATTATTACTAGGAAGGATGATGGAAGTCTGATTAAAGCTTGGGCAGCAAGTGAAAGTAAACTAGGCGAACCAGAGGTGGAAGAAGCATTGGCAATCAGACAGGCTCTAAACATAGCTAAGCAAAATGGCTGGAGAAAGATTATGATACAATTTGACTGCAAGAGGATAATTGACAAGATTAGAGAAAAGAACACAGAAGATTCGAACATCGGGGTCATGTTGTTTGACATCTTGAAGATTAGTCAACATTTTGCTGAATGTTACTTCTCCTTTATTAAACGGGAAGGTAACTGTGTAGCTCACCAATTGGCAAAATTTGCCATAAACTTGATAGATGAGATTGTGTGGAAGGATTCTTTTCCTGATTGGCTTAACAGTCTAGCCAGACGTGATATAGGAGCAAGTGCTACAGATATGTAA